AGTAATCTCAGAGGAGTGAGAAGATGATGAGGTGACGTGAAGGCCGAAATCCTTGTGATAAGGTGTTGAAGGAGGAAAGGAGTGAAAGAAATCTCAATTATAAAATTTTTATTGTACTTGGGAGGACAGCACCAAACAACTACTGAATGAAACCATGGTTGGAATGGGACGATTTGATAGAAATTTTCAAGATATTAATGAGAACAAAAAAAGAGGTGATCACGAAAAAGTATTTTCACTGTTTGGAGGCATGGAGATGAGGTGTGGATCTTGATCTAGGAGCTTTAATCAAAACATGAAATTTCAGGAGTAAAATCAAGAAATTTGGAAACTTGGAATTCTCTTCATAAATGGCAGTTGATGCTAAATTTGTTGTCAGTTTTAAAATACATTGAGAGGTTCTTATCACCCAAAGTGATTAAGGGTTCTGGGGCAGGAAGGATGGTGATGTTATTGTGGATTAGCAATACTGAGGCCTGAAACCATTGCTCTgaggacatgagttcaaatctcaccatgggcAGCTGGAATTGAAAACTTGTCTTGGAATTGATAACAACTATTGATTGTGCTTAAATTTAAAAAGACACTTCTAGTTCACTAACATCCCTCAGGGAAGCTAATCTGGCATctgtacctggtctggcctacatatgactccagatccacagtgatgtagttgactcttaactgccctctgaaatggcctagcaagtcaTTCAGTTCAAGAGGTAATTAGGGTTGTTCAACAAATGTTGGGCTTGCCAATTATGGCCTGTCCTGTGGAAGAATAAAGGAGGGTGTCTTCTAGATCAGCCATTGATGACAGAACACACTCAAGgagtcaaatggcctgctcctgtggTATTTACCCATGACAGAAGCTACAGGTCATTTTGCTATAAGTACATTTCGATAACACGAATTCGCTGTAACGcgattggggacactgtttctaaagtgtgaacttttaaaacatgtattGGCTGTGATGCAATTACATCGCCAATACTTTATGTGCTGTTTCTAAAATGCAATTTTTCTATAACGCAGAGTTGTATGACAAAGCAACCATCACTtaatagaagaactacctgtactcCAATGCATTTTCTAGACTGTAAATATTGTGTTTTATTTTTACAGAGGAACGATGCGTTGGCAAGGCCTTAGACTTAGTCTTCATCATTGACAGTTCCCGAAGTATACTTCCTCCTGACTTTCAGAAAGTGAAGGAATTCATCAAAAACATCCTTAAATTCCTGGACATCGGTCTGGCCAAGACGAGAGTGGGCCTTGTCCTCTACGGAAGCACTGTCGAAAGTGTGTTCTCCCTCAACACCCACAGGAAGGTGGAGGACATGATGAGGGCAGTTGAGGAGATGGTGCACCTGGCAACTGGCACCATGACAGGGCTGGCCATTGAATACACGATGAACGTGGCATTCTCCACTCAGGAGGGGGCAAGGCCGTTCGATTGGAACGTACCACGCGTGGCAATTATTGTGACGGATGGGCGACCCCAGGACAAGGTGGCAGAAGTAGCAGCTCAAGCAAGAGACTCAGGAATTCTGATATTCGCCGTGGGTGTAGGGAGAGTCGATATGCAGACACTCCAGCTGATTGGGAGCGAGCCACATGAGAAACATGTGTTCTTTGTGCAGAATTTCAGCATGATCCAAACTCTCCTCTCTGAATTCCAAACCAAAATATGTGGtatgttggtggtggtggggggtggcggggaggtggggtgggaaacGGGATGGGAATAGCACCATTATGTTTCAAATGCACTGTTTAACTTTTAGCCATGTAGAGTGTTTTGTGGCCAATGGTCTCACCCTTAGCATCAGGAGGTTCCCAAGATTATGAGTTCACAACAAACATTTAGGCACAAAATGTAGACCGACAGTCCAGTGCATCactgagggagtgcaggattgccagaggtgctgtgtttcagttGAGACATTAAACCTAAATGCTACCTGCCCTCTCAAGTGAGTGCAAAAGACCACACTATCTTAAACTGAGGTTCAAGTAGCAAGACTTCCAACTTGGGTCAAAAATTGGTCAAATACAGACAACAACAGAAGTCACGACAATTTTTGACTTTCAGAATGATGGCTTTTCCTGGTACTGCTATTGTTTTAAAAATATATCCAACTGACCTGGATATTGGATTACAGAataaaatttcaaaatttgccaATGGTACTAGCCTTGGAGATGTGGCAGACGGGGAGAATGATGCCAAGCAAGGCAGTGACAGACTGACAGAATGCGATTTGATACAGAGAATcgtagagccatacagcatggaaacagacacttcggcccaacccgtccgtgctgaccaggtttctcaaactgaactagccccatttgcctgtgtctggcccatgtccctggaaacctttcctatccatgtatctgtccaaatgcgaAGTGCTTCccaaagagagggagaggtaatatacacttaatggcatgGGTCAAAAGAGTTTTATGGGTGTGTGGGATTAGTGGGTGCACGtatactgatctttgagggtgcCAGCTCATATTGGGAGATTATTTGGCAAATCATGTGCTCTTTTAGGCTTCATATAAAGAGATGTTTAGTGCAAAAGCAGGCATGCTATGCTGAATGTTTATGAAACTCTCAATAGGCCACAACTCGAGTGTGGCACCTAATGTTTTTGGTCACCAACCTGAGGAGGGGTACTTGAGAGAGGGATGAGGACTTTTACCAGAACAGTCCCAGGGATGAGCGAATTTAGCTGAAGGATGAagttggagaatctgagcaggTCCTCGGGTGAAGGTGAATGAGGGGAGACATGAGAGAATTGTTCCCAACTATGACAGATTTAGAGACATAAACAAAAATAATCCGTTTCCATTGGTTGCCATCCTAAGGACTAGGGTTGCAGATTTAAGACCTTGCATCAGAATATGATAAAGAAGATTTTTATTATAACAAATAGATTTGAAAAGATCTCAAACTCACTGCCTACAGGAGAGGTATTTTAGTGGAGGAAGGTGAGAATGGAGATAATGAATGATTCCAGAAGGAAATCATGAGCACTTGAAAGAGATAAACTTGCAGGACTACAGGGCTAAAGCCTGAGGTTAGGGACTGTCAGGATCACTGTAGAGAGAGCCAGCACTGACTAGATAGACAAATGGCCTATTTTTTGCATCAGTCTAAAGGATGGGTTTTAAGGGGTCTTGTGAACTCTGCTTTCAAAATATCACCAGGCAAAGAAGGATAACCATGCAACCATGAGTAAGCATTGGCTGATGATagactgggtaaaaacaatgactgcagatgctgaaaatcaaatactggattagtggtgctggaagagcacagcagttcaggcagcatccaacgagcagcgaaatcaacgtttcgggcaaaagcccttcatcaggaataaaggtacagGACGTTACACCTCAGAAAGCTGACCAATAAGAGCCAAGCAACTCACTCATTCCGACAGTGCCACCTGGAGCAGTGGTCGTTGCTGAAACTGCAGCAAGGCCGAGAGGAGGTAATGTCAAATTGCATTATAAGCATTCAGGAGTCCTTTTAGGAAGATTGGTGGAAGAGGTGCTGTAGAAATGCAAGTTCTCTCAGTGAATTAACTTTGAGAAGGGACTGCATGAAAGTCCAACTTACCCACGAGCAGATATTGATAAAATCTTTGGAAGTTTACTGGCCCACTGTTTTGCCTTTAAATGGAATCCAGCTCAATgaaaccctttgaagtttcattcactacaattGATGCATCTTCACCTAGCTGTACTTGTCACTATTGTGAAGAATTCCTTCAGGATAATTTCCTAATGTCAATCATTTAGCAGTGATTTCACACTAATTGAAAGGAGTAATCTGTCCTGGTCAAAATAGAAGGTAATGCACAGGGTTTGCTTATGCAGGAAGTGTAGATAAATAGATTAATGCAGCACCAaaggaggctatttggtccaTTGAACCTGTGCCAGCTCTCTGAAACAGCTATCCAATTCATCCCACACGTCCCTCCTCCAGTATAACACGGCCTTCTGCTTTAATTTTAATCCTTGGAAAAGTTCCTTTTGAATCAGCTTCCCACACCTTTTCAAGAACAACATTCCACATCTCTTCATCTTCCCCTCGTGGTCTTTCGTCATGTACCTTTGAGAAATATTTCACTAACGATAAACCTTTCTCTTTTTGTGCACAGATACGGATCTCTGCGGAGTGATTGGCCATGGATGTGAACAGATATGTGTCAACACACCAGGGTCTTTCATTTGCAAATGTAAAAAAGGATTCGTCCTCAACAGTGATCAGAAAACCTGCCGAAGTAAGGCCAGTTGGTGTCATAGTTTAAATCGCTTTGACCATTTGAAGGAATGTTTTTTAAACACTTTCATGTGAAATAGGTGTTGCATTATAGGCCAGTGTTTAGTCGGCAATGACCGAGTATTATCACAACACCATTAATCCAGAGAAGTAGGTCATTTTCTGGGGCCCTAGGTTCGAATCCAcctagatggtggaatttgaattcaataaaatctggagtcTAATGAGGACCTtgaaatcattgttgattgtcaggaagaaCACATCTGGATCACCaatgcccttgagggaaggaaaacttccatccttacctggtctggtctacatgtaactccagatccacagccaatgtggttgattcttaactgccctctgggcaattagggatggacaatagatgctggcccagccagcaatgcccacatcctgtgaatataTAAAAAGCCTGTCCTAGtcgtagctgagaatgtgatggtGAGGTTCAACAGTGTTAAAGAAGGTTACAATCAGATCTGAAGGGTTAAAGGGGACAGCATAGTGTGTCCGATGCCTTGCAGTGCTGCTTGTTAccccctcaaagaattctaatagatttgCCAGGGGTGTGACCTTTCCTTCCTGAAGTCAGGCTGCCTCTGCTTGATCATATCATTTATTCTGAAGTGCTCTACTATTATATCCTTTATATTAGAGTGTAATGAAATATTAATAACAGATATTTAACTAACTGGCCTACAGTAACCTGCTTTTTGTTACCGACCCCTTTTTAAAAGAGGGGGATTATATGgtgcttttccagaatctaaagaTTCCTGGAGAATTACTATCACTCTTTCTGTAGCTATTtcctttgatgtggaggtgccgttGTTGGATTcggctgggggagggggaacaaagtcagaaaacacaagctttcggagcactgcctctttgtcaggtgaagttcATCTgaatgaaagcttgtgatttcaaacaaacctgttggactataacctggtgtcgtgtgacttcgaGCTATTTCCTTTAATAATCTAGGATGCAATCCATCAGGTCCAGGGAATTTGTTAATCTTTTGCCCCATTTGTTGCCCTTATGTTTATTATTGAATTTAGTTCCTCGCATCCTTTGCCTCTTCATTATTTAATATTTCTGGAATTCTTTGGTGTCTCCTATATTAATAAATAAAAATCAAGTCCTCTGTCTTTTTTCGTTTCCCTATTATTGATTCTCCAATGTCATCCTGTGAGGGGCCTACAGTCACTTTTCCTACTCTTTTTTACTTATTTAAGAAAGCTCTTGTTTTCCATCCTAATATTATTTGCTGCTTTATGCTGAAGGTTTAATTTCTGCCTCTTTATTATTCATTTAGTTATCTTTTGTTGATTTTGAAAATTTTCCCAATTTTTCTGGGTTAACTCTAAGGTTTGCCATACTCTATATTTttcttctttcaatttgatgctaATCAGCTTCCCTGGTTAACCATGGTTGGCTTATCCCTTTCTTAGAAACCTTCTTTTTTATGGGAATATACCTTTATTGTGAGTCATGAACTATTTTATTGAACGTTTGCCATTGTTCATCAACCATCTTTTTTTGATAAACTCCTTTCCCCCTCCAATCAGACCAGCTCTGTCCTCATTCCCATGTTATTATCGTTATTTAAGCTTAATTTCCAACCAGCACTTTTCCCTTTCAAACAATGCTAaatgttatgatcactatttcctTGGGGATCCTTTACTCTGACATCATTTCTTAAACCTGCCTCGATACACATCTATAGATCCAAGAAAAGCCTTATCCTGGGTCAGATTCATAATATATTATTCTAAGAAATTCACTTACAAATTATTCCTCATGGTTATCTCTGCCAATCTGAATATTCCAATTTACAGCAAGATTAAAATCACCATGATTGGGTTTTTTCACATGGCATTATTATATCCTGATATATTTTCTGACACACCCTTGAGACCTAACCTGTTGGAATCTTACAGACTTCTATCAGCTTAACCAGACCCCCAGTTCGAACTGAAAAGTCTAAATGACTTGTATATGCTTAACATAAAGTACCTTGCCTGTAGGGCACTTGTGgtgtggtggtagtgtccctacctctgagattGGAGACTTGGGGGCAGGCCTAATAATATCTCTGAGCAACTTGATTTAAAATATCTGTAGTACTGGGGGAAAAAAAGAGTAACAGCTGCTTTAAATTAACACAATTCAAtacgttctttgttctttttacaGGAATTGATTTCTGTGTCCAGGCCAGGCACAACTGTGAACATGAATGTGTGAGCACGGAGGATAGTTATCTCTGCAGATGTCGGAAAGGATATAAACTTCACCCCGATGGCAAGACATGTCTGCGTATGTCCCTCAGCAACTATTCACTCTCACAACACACCATTTCATCTTCTTCTAGACCCTGTCTCATAACAAGCCAAATTCctttttattccaatccaaacaATGTAtttagggtggctcagtggttagcactgctgcttgaCAGCgccaggacccaggttcaatcccaccatcagtctgtgtggagtttgcaaattctcccgtgtgtgctttggtttcttcccacagtccaaagatgggcaggttagatggattggctgtgctaaatagcccatagtgtccagggatgtacaaaCTAGGTGGGTtaactgtgggaaatgcagggttacaaggatggggGATgaatctgggtgagatgctctttggatggttagtgtggacttgacaAGCCGAATgacctatttccatgctgtagggattcaatgatgtaGAAACAGTCATTCAATCATCATTGACAGGAAACACTAAATTAAACAGATATGCTTGATGAAACTTGCCCAAATCACAATCCCAGAGTCAGTTGTGCACCACATACATCGGAGACTCATTGTTTGGGAATTACAAGGAATCAAAATGGAATGCAGGTAGCAAAATGCTGGATTGTTAATCAAATAAGTGATGCAGATCAGCAAACTTGATTGGTTGAGTATTCGCAGGCGACCTCCATTCTGTAGGTTTACTGTCACTATACAGATAGTTTCAGTCAACCTGCACAGGGACATTCCTCCACACCTCTGTAGTGGTTGGGACATGAATACAGGTCCTCAGGTCTCAGAGTATGGGACACCACCACTGTGTCAcaagagtcatcgagtcatactgcatggaaacagacccttcggtccaactaggccatgctgaacataatcccaaagctaaactagtcccttcggcccatatacctccatacctttcctattcacgtccttatttaagtgtcttttaaactttgtgattgtacccacatcctcaggaagttcattccacacacaaaccaccttctgtgtaaaagaaTTTGTctcttgtcttttttaaatctctctcctctcactttaaaaatatgcccctactCTTGAAAGTtctcatcctagggaaaagacaccgaCCATTAATCCTATTgatatccctcataattttataaatctctataaggtcacctctcaacttcctatgctccagtgaaagatgttccaacctatccagcctttccttataactcaaaccttccatacctggcaacatcctgttaaatctcttctcaaacctttctagcttaataatatcccttcctataactgggtgaccaaaactggacacagccTTCCAGAGGAAGCCTCACTAATCCCATTGTTATGCTCCAGCTTCTCTGCATATTACCACATCTCAGAGATGTCATTACActtctctggagcaggtaggttTTGAACCTAGACCTCCTGACTCAGAGAGCTGGATACTACTCCTACACTACAAGAGCCCCTTATCATTTTGTATTCATTTGTGAATGGCTCATCACTTTAACTGGATAAATAACCATCTGAGGTAAGCCTGAGATCTCTTAGCATTGTGTAACCTCACATTGATCATTATTGGAGTTGTAAAGCCATTGCTGTGCAGTGTCTCTATGAGAGCTCTTATTTTGGGGAAGCTGGAAAAGAAGAAAGGAGTACCAGGATAGATTAAAAGTAATGGACAGGGTCTCATCAGTTAGGACTGAAGGCCTCTTTTTGTGTTGTAGCTTCATTAGATGTTTCTATTAAAACTGCTCAGAGATGGTATCTCACACATCTCTGCAGtaggtggggcttgaacccacaCCTCTAggctcagagagagggtcagtttTGCTATACCACAAGAGACCCTCTAGCCTCTCGATGTAGTGATCCAAAATTGGAGTCTGCCTGGTTAATTGGACATTGAATTGTTGATGAATCTGTATGAAGTGGGGACATAACTGAGTTCCTCTATATAGGCACATTAATACACCAAACACATTTGTAACAAACAATATAACGATTAGGCTCCAATGTTCTTTCTATCACTGTCTGGATATCTGTGTTGTACCAACTTACCACAATTCCAGTCAATTTGTCAAGAatgtaattaatctaatcaaTAATTCCAGccaatttgtcaagcatgatttcccttccaTAAATCCATGCAGACTTTGTCCAATCTCGTCACTAGGTTGAAAGTAAGAAGACCTTGATTTTGCAATAAAATGTGATCAATTCTACACACACAACGGTGCCAGCTTTTTATTAGCTTATACTTTATTCtatttcaattattttgtctCTAACTTGTAAATTCTTAAACTTGATTTATTTAATCGTCATTACAATTTAGCACTTTCTGCCACAATGCTTTCTCAagaaaccatttttaaaaaataccgaTCTGCACAAAAGTTAAATAGCGTATGTTAACTTTTGTTTAAGATTGGGTTTATCGGTGTGTGATACCCCCACATTCTGTTTAATGTTTTGTTTGGATGCTGTAGAGTGTATCCATGGAGCTATGGATCTTGTCTTCTTTATTGATGAATCCAAAGGCCTTGGAACAAATCATTTCCGCTCAGTGAAACAGTTTGTTAACAGCATCGTGGATGGCTTGGAAGTTGCACCAAATGCAACTCGAGTGGGTCTGGTGCAGTATTCCTCTAAGGTCCGGAATGAGTTTCCTCTCCGACGCTACAGCACTGTCAACCAGGTGAAGGCTGCAGTGAGTCGAGCTAAATCCATAGGCCAACAGCCCACAGGAGGACGCCCTCGGAGACAGATCTTTAAAAACAGCTTCAAGGTGGCCGAAGGAGCTCGAGCCCTTGCAGAAAACATTCCGAGGATAGCGATCGTGCTCACTGATAGCCGGCAACAGGCTGATGTTGTGGAATGGGCGACTGAAGCAAAGCAGACTGGTAATGCACATTTTACACCATGCAAAGAATCTCCCACAGAATCGTATAGCTTACTTTTGTACATTGTCTTGACGTACAATCGCGCATTTTAGTCATAAAGTTCAAGGCCACTCTAGAAAACCTAAGCTCTGGTGCCAGTGGAGTGCTGCCTAAGGCCCCTTGGGTGGACATCGAAAGTCTCAAAAGGCAATTTTCCAAAAAGTAGCTGCTGAGTTCTTCACAGTGCCCTGGCCAATGTGTGTCTCTTAGTGAGCACCACTAAAACAAACAGATTACTGCTCATTATCACATTGGGATCCTGCATAAAGCCACTCGTGTTCCAGCACAAGCCTTCATATGTCCTGCAGGGCATTGAAAGGTTGTGAAGTGCCCTCTATAAATGCAACTCTTTTTTCTTTaaggcagaagtaggccattctgttcTTCAGTCAGGCCATTTAAGGACATAATCTTCTATTTtaacttgattaaattttaattaTTTAGGAATACTGGTTTTCAGTTACAGATAAAAGGACATTGTAACAAAGCAATAATTTTATCCATATATGTAGCTCAATGACATGGCTAAAGTCTCAAATTGCAATATAGCGACTGCTGCAGTGTTTATTATTAGGGCATTTAATCAAAGTCCTGTCTGTCTATTCAGATCAGCACAAAAGATGCTGAAACATAGTAGCACGGGGCTATTTAGTGCCTCAGGTCTTTTTCCCCTTTAATGGGATTATGGCCAATCTGCTACAGGAACTGTACATTCTCATCACTGTCCCATGATTGTCTATGAGAGCTGTTGAATAAGGGTAGATAATATTGTAAATTGGGTAGATGAAATTGGAAAATCACATCAAGATATtgattaagtgagtgggcagaaCCATTGCAAAAGGATTTCAATGTAGGCCTATGTGAGGTAATGCGCTTTGGACCTTGAAAGCATAGGATAAATTATTTTCTATATAAAGCTAAACATCTCAACATCTGCAGAAAATTGGGTTGGTTCTAGGTACTTAGATCATTATGAGGTCAGGGAACTTGATGACTGCAAATGGTGACTGAAACCAaatcaattgttaatttttaagtctgagattgatagattgtcATTCACCAAAGGGATTCAGGAGtgctgttttatttttaatatttaaGAGACACAGCAGCCAATTTACACATACAAAGTTCTCAAACAGTAAAATCATAATTATCAATCCTTAGTGATATTGATCGATGACTAAATAGTGGCCAGGACACCTGCCTAATTCTAATGTGCTGTCATCTTTCAGAGGCTGAAGCTAAGAAAAGCTGCAGTAAGTAGTTAACTTGCACAGTTACACCACCTTACTAATGCTTGATTTGTGGCCTTTACAAAAGATTGAAAATGAATTGCAAGTTGAGTGCACTATTGAACAGGCACTAGGCAACTAACTCATGAATCTGAAATTGACCAAGTGTCTTCATTTCAGTTGTATCATCAAATCAAAGCATTCAGTATGGGGCCAGTCCAGACACCACTTTGGTTGGAGTCCTTTTCTCTTTGGTAAACTCTTTACCTATATGTGTCCCCATTACACAATTGTCCACCACTTTCCTTGATCGACAACCAAGGACAAGATGTTCTTCAGAATTCCACAGCACgggatgccatttggcccattatcaCTGTGCTAGCTCTTTGAAAATGCAATCCAATTAGTCCTTCTCCTTGTACTTTCCCCAAAATCCTGCAAAGCTTTAAGTTTTTATCTAATTTTCTTTGGAAGTTATAATCACATCTGCTTCCAACACCTGTTCAGTTGGTGTGCTTCACATAATAACCCACTCTGTGGCTCTATAGTGCATTGAAGGTGAAGAGGAACAACATACTCATGGGAACTGTCTCAACAGGTATCAATATATTCGCTATTGGAGTTGGCAAGGCAACTGAAGAACAGCTACAACAAATTGCTTCATTGCCACATGATGAATACCTGCATTACACAAAAGACTTCAGGACCATGGGTGAAATAGCAGAAACAGTCAAACTACAAATTTGTCAAGGTACTTAAGTAACATGTATTGTAATTTCTGTGGGAATTCCCTCCAAGGGAAAATTAAGTCAGAATAATTCCTGTCATGTATAGAGTGGGAAGAATTCTGAAGTCAGTATTAACATTGTGACATTAATTCAACTGAAATACAGCATATAGCTCTTGACCCAATTAGTGTCATGTTTCGGTACCATTTGTTTCTAGGTGCAATTGGTGGCAAGGTTCAAAATATCTGGAAGGGAAGAATTTTGCAATTTCAAgtagcagaacagaaacagaccctacagtccaactcatccatgccaaccagatatcctaaattaatctagtcccatcagtcagcatttggtctatatccctctaaaccctttctactcatatacccatacagatgccttttaaacgctgCAATTGTAGCTGCAATTTATCAAattgggcagctcattccatatacacattcTCTGCATGCaaaagttgtcccttttaaatttttcccccctcacttttaacctatgccctctagctttggactctccAACTCACAGGAACatcttggctattcatcttatccatgcccattatgattttataaacctctagggTTTATAGAGGTTTCCctggctccagggaaaacagccccagcctatccctatagctcaaatttctgcaacattcttgtaaatctttactgcaccccctttcaagtttaacaatgtatttcgtatagcagggagaccagaattgcacacagtattccaaaagtggcctaaccaatgtcctgcatggctgaaacatgacctcccaaccattccctccgtgactacctggtcaggtccacaccccccaacaacccaccctcccctgccaccgcaggaattgcaaaacctgcacctacacctcccccctcacttccatccaaggccccaaaggacctTTCACATCCACCAACGtcacttattgtatccgttgctcctgatacggtctcctctacattggggagactggacgcctcctaacaTCTCCAGGCCACCTGCAttaatcaaccacaccaccccatggcccaacatttcaactcccccttccactctgccaaaggacatgcaggtcttgggcatcctccgccactccctcaccacctgaaagaagaacgcctcatcttccacctcagaacacttcaaccccagggcatcaatgtggacttcaccagtttcctcatttcctctcccccaccttaccctagttccaaacttccagctcagcaccgtcctcaagacctgtcctacctgccaatcttccacGAATTTAAGGAACACATTAAGGAATAAGTCACCTGTTTTAGCTGTTTAGTTAACATCTATTGATAAGACTGCTAAGAAGAATGAGCGAATGCAAATGTTTAGGAAAAAGTAAGGACTGTAGATCAGAGTcaagcgtgtggtgctggaaaagcacaaacaggtcaggcagcatccaaggagcaggagaatcaacgttttgggcataagccctttgtcaggaattcattcctgacaaagggcttatgcctaaaacattgattctcctgcttctcggatgctgcctgacctgctgtgcttttccagcaccactcaattCTGAATACACAAGTTTGAAATAAACCAGATACAGCTCTGCCAACTGACAAACTTTGAAGTGGAAACTGGATAAACAAACACTGAGATTCGAGTGTCTGCAAGATTGCTGTTGAGTGTAAAAGGGTAAAATCTTTATTTGATATTTGTAATAAA
The Chiloscyllium punctatum isolate Juve2018m chromosome 5, sChiPun1.3, whole genome shotgun sequence DNA segment above includes these coding regions:
- the LOC140476722 gene encoding cartilage matrix protein-like, which gives rise to MRVKEGVCLCMKMTPRNIFLLLLLEIALLNVALARKTQHAKQSKVSTGDEIAAQQYVEERCVGKALDLVFIIDSSRSILPPDFQKVKEFIKNILKFLDIGLAKTRVGLVLYGSTVESVFSLNTHRKVEDMMRAVEEMVHLATGTMTGLAIEYTMNVAFSTQEGARPFDWNVPRVAIIVTDGRPQDKVAEVAAQARDSGILIFAVGVGRVDMQTLQLIGSEPHEKHVFFVQNFSMIQTLLSEFQTKICDTDLCGVIGHGCEQICVNTPGSFICKCKKGFVLNSDQKTCRRIDFCVQARHNCEHECVSTEDSYLCRCRKGYKLHPDGKTCLQCIHGAMDLVFFIDESKGLGTNHFRSVKQFVNSIVDGLEVAPNATRVGLVQYSSKVRNEFPLRRYSTVNQVKAAVSRAKSIGQQPTGGRPRRQIFKNSFKVAEGARALAENIPRIAIVLTDSRQQADVVEWATEAKQTGINIFAIGVGKATEEQLQQIASLPHDEYLHYTKDFRTMGEIAETVKLQICQGTPSLGDQCKCEAIVLFQIQAKEEIRTLNQKLEEVMNRLKIVENSFKAK